Proteins found in one Plasmodium malariae genome assembly, chromosome: 13 genomic segment:
- the PmUG01_13033200 gene encoding ubiquinol-cytochrome c reductase hinge protein, putative, translating to MSYPYNAEFFVRYPKFKERDEKERTVDPRIELEKKCAVKCVRPVNEYQNCVSRVKARTDNKGNCLGQYEELYICIDHCVAKDLFNYLV from the coding sequence aTGTCGTACCCATACAATGCTGAATTTTTTGTACGTTATCCCAAATTCAAGGAGAGGGATGAGAAAGAAAGAACTGTTGACCCACGAATTGagttagaaaaaaaatgtgcagTGAAATGTGTTCGACCAGTGAATGAATATCAAAATTGTGTGAGTAGAGTAAAAGCTAGAACTGATAACAAAGGGAATTGCTTAGGGCAGTATGAagaattgtatatatgtattgatCATTGCGTCGCTAAGGATCTGTTTAATTATCTTGTTTAG
- the PmUG01_13033300 gene encoding conserved Plasmodium protein, unknown function, protein MNYIERNKIETIYKDDYTDFTRLSDFEVFTKDILVSLKKLNIIETKRKYEDKYAFINDENRTNPLAPLSLIIAVEDTCNFLKKIIKKEYVIKLNYIYYPHNKCQHIIPINNNSSYNIYNKNITIVNSFYCLHGNLNCSEITLFPARTFPIQRFFFVNEYVELEIVDKSNTDDEKSISMDNFSISNLILNSLKLSLSELGISLPTFVVIDKNSHIYQGHFYTSDYTYYKCVNPHVTIHKRWYPLEDTKEHYEERGKDENKITSKTISENESKIISENESKTTSKSESKTTIKIESKSASKSCRDIFRNSHNVCRSAKGENYVSVYKGTGFEANYHSFKFYNYFKSFTFDQLVALFSLFIYLSNLKGKNIYNINVHIKNIYLIDKPQNFSISRPIDLKNKKYNLLKRIYRQNGRQKKGYKSKVYLFKNKYELNSYNKNNYAHIYLNNIYNHIKKKRYYGRRVFLCYLSKPLNGHACKGSGIVKTENVDDHNDYRMDSRNAEITGGCIDNITDGRMDNITDGRMDSIADGRMDSIADGRMDSIADGRMDSIADGRMDSIVDGCMDSIVDGCMDRITDIHSDEGNYNYLDAILKRNKENIAIRIYLYNIKNPLFSKPNYVISNFKKIKLTSVLSDYGTDDIDDNDEDPHHFSDTSMLFYSCSSTYNYVLNNEKGVMKKKTTFEEINRLYNNLRCHKNMPKQDSNLYLSIYILNFINNMQHKIIGSSSNGGKTTGRSSDKNGGKCCSKRNRKNKIINMWKIRFINNDKYKGKNSYLLKNILRLYYNELLDLKKKRSENTKSYSNGILSMQNYFIQCLPLKNKEWLRDRDLAAFSGFNIEEESTRYYIDKILNNMFSTNKKRIYNWENRNVRRGYYGNSTICSACAMGMNKLISSNYNVSAFSSSFVKRENYESFYTNEILAHNNSSRITLKGACDTVNTSSTVVNNDGSCINSGVPLNNGSHLNNGSRLNNGSHLNNGSRLNNGSHLNSGSHLNNGSRLNNGSHLNNGSRLNNGCRLNSSNIYSNGNRDDDNMYDKSKGDYDRLFKMDNAHVYLFLGKNDNFIKKRDSIFRKQKQKKRKNGKGRKGEIDGKDYLNFKKKNFKEKKEEKEEKDKVEDKEKEKEEENVQQIIKDFLTIKEKYFLCHQEEKISILFFYLISHSSNIKTFYYIWNQFFDNIRNKYENNEYIFNDYLFLSYGPRNIYSYSCSILSQYIKALNISTQQFKINEIKNHLKQKKTLSFFCNDSDNSLLNYNLNFDDDPNMNENNDASTAVVTQNKSNTSSTIAKKNISKETVFPSFDLNDATTASNKKSIGNKTESSPNFELAYIKGSEECIPKSSGQYAKVEKDSTSNSVISNIVNSGNITKGGTGGGIVSLSNPILHRGQNVSNRDKNISKVSSIEHIKKCKEDANNCGGMPFPIEKVRNDVSVGKKKKKKKLIISNFFPYPLNNMELFITKNNGSTKEVNDQDDMITLIHEILKYNNKKKNYNFNDFIKWYRMNIGKIYTSQNVLKYCYKCIKYSYFVNIDINYIKDKYKEIKNKYYTNEDYLKNMFDYVKKNYDYIKKIKCPFNTFFVGELNLDNLLNLSILDLLECAFKVFFISYINSVMSSKLIYLKKMQNVLSKMFNIIKNIHKKKKKERKKKKENLFLKSLIDKSKAEEQLTNRDKNFHHHDQHDYHRATFLRMNIMTYKDSSGSKCTKEDRISGAPNENEEESTVIQKKVNNEGGGFCTVKVNVERETDGRNDGYNNGNINGNNNIIGNYIKTEEQVQKIRDNANDSEKNSSDNNVDTNYKEQNLNYKNGFNINKEENYFKNYCICPEKKKRNMPPYSDTNFSREIRRTYKKRYKIIFNKKLFHLFEKCEELFNKGMWLFQIFNSNLNEKRIFKIINTILESEEKEILIKPKYEKYFYNFIKNMCLNENNKNNIFDKKLNNSNSKFQKINRTISSRNLPKTIKTKNTKIPMTNNSPSYQNFGVSVKIKKNESLTSQTSDQNNMLNKDKLSLLLHSNNKEQNIQECIMDYVDYSFNDPFYSNPARMYCSISPIDTTVSFIKTSPIL, encoded by the exons atgaattatatcGAAAGAAACAAGATTGAGACAATTTATAAGGACGATTACACAGATTTCACAAGACTAAGCGATTTTGAAGTTTTTACAAAAGATATTTTAGtgagtttaaaaaaattaaatattatagaaaCCAAAAGGAAGTATGAAGATAAATATGCTTTTATAAATGATGAGAATAGAACAAATCCTTTAGCTCCACTATCATTAATTATAGCAGTTGAGGACACATGTaactttttgaaaaaaattataaaaaaagagtatgttataaaattaaattatatttattatcctCATAATAAATGTCAGCATATTATACctattaacaataatagttcctataatatttataataaaaatattacaattgTAAACTCCTTTTATTGTTTGCATGGAAATTTAAATTGCTCTGAGATTACTTTATTCCCAGCTCGGACTTTTCCCATACAgagatttttttttg TCAACGAATATGTCGAGCTAGAGATCGTAGACAAGAGCAACACAGATGATGAAAAAAGTATCAGTATGgataatttttcaataagTAATTTAATACTGAATAGTTTAAAACTAAGTCTTAGTGAATTAGGTATATCCTTACCTACATTTGTCGTAATAGATAAGAACAGTCATATATATCAAGGGCATTTCTATACTAGTGACTATACGTACTATAAGTGTGTGAATCCACATGTAACCATTCATAAAAGGTGGTATCCTCTTGAGGATACCAAGGAGCACTACGAGGAAAGGGGTAAGGATgagaataaaataacaagTAAAACTATAAGCGAAAatgaaagtaaaattataagcGAAAATGAAAGTAAAACTACAAGTAAGAGTGAAAGTAAAACTACAATAAAAATCGAAAGTAAAAGCGCAAGCAAAAGCTGTAGAGATATTTTTAGGAATTCACATAACGTATGCAGAAGTGCAAAAGGGGAAAATTACGTTTCTGTATATAAAGGCACAGGATTTGAAGCAAATTAtcattcttttaaattttataattattttaaaagttttacATTTGACCAATTAGTGGCACTGTTTagcttatttatttacttatcaaatctaaaaggaaaaaatatatataatataaatgtacatataaaaaatatttatttaattgatAAACCGCAAAATTTTAGTATATCTAGACCTatagatttaaaaaataagaaatacaatttattaaaaagaatatatagaCAAAATGGAAGACAAAAAAAGGGGTATAAAAGTAAAGTGTAtctctttaaaaataaatatgaactGAATAgctataacaaaaataattatgcacacatatatttaaacaatatttataatcACATTAAAAAGAAGAGGTACTATGGAAGAAGGGTTTTCCTCTGCTATTTGAGCAAACCGTTGAATGGGCACGCGTGTAAGGGCAGTGGCATTGTCAAAACTGAAAATGTGGATGATCATAATGATTACAGAATGGATAGTCGTAATGCTGAAATTACTGGTGGATGTATTGACAACATTACCGATGGACGTATGGACAACATTACCGATGGACGTATGGACAGCATTGCCGATGGACGTATGGACAGCATTGCCGATGGACGTATGGACAGCATTGCCGATGGACGTATGGACAGCATTGCCGATGGACGTATGGACAGCATTGTTGATGGATGTATGGACAGCATTGTTGATGGATGTATGGATAGAATTACAGATATCCACAGTGATGAGggtaattataattatctgGACgccattttaaaaagaaataaagagaaCATAGCCATACGCATATacctttataatattaaaaatccCCTTTTCAGTAAAccaaattatgtaataagtaattttaaaaaaataaaactaacaAGTGTATTATCAGATTATGGAACGGATGATATCGATGATAATGATGAAGACCCACATCATTTTTCTGACACGTCcatgttattttattcatgttcatctacatataattatgtattaaataatgaaaaaggagtaatgaaaaaaaaaacaacttTTGAAGAAATCAATAGGTTATATAACAATTTAAGATGCCATAAAAATATGCCCAAGCAGGACAGTAATCTTTACCTATCCATTTATATCCtaaatttcataaataaCATGCAGCATAAAATTATTGGTAGTAGCAGTAATGGGGGTAAGACTACCGGCAGAAGTAGTGATAAAAATGGAGGTAAATGCTGCAGTAAGAGGaacagaaaaaacaaaataatcaACATGTGGAAAATAAGGTTTATCAACAATGACAAGTATAAAGGGAAGAACAGTTATTTGCTAAAGAATATCTTGCGGTTGTATTATAATGAATTACTGGatctaaagaaaaaaagaagcgaAAACACCAAGTCGTATAGTAACGGTATTCTATCCatgcaaaattattttattcaatgTTTACCCTTGAAAAATAAGGAGTGGTTGAGAGATAGGGACCTAGCCGCCTTCAGCGGCTTCAACATTGAAGAAGAATCAACTAGATATTACATcgacaaaattttaaataacatgTTTAGCACgaacaaaaaaaggatatataatTGGGAGAACAGAAATGTTAGAAGAGGGTATTATGGGAATAGTACCATTTGTAGTGCTTGTGCTATGGGTATGAATAAACTTATTTCCTCAAATTATAACGTGAGTGCTTTCAGTAGTTCTTTtgtaaaaagagaaaattatGAGTCCTTTTACACAAATGAAATACTAGCGCATAATAATAGTTCCAGAATTACACTCAAAGGGGCGTGTGATACGGTAAATACTAGCAGTACCGTAGTTAACAATGATGGTAGTTGTATAAACAGTGGAGTTCCCTTAAACAATGGGAGTCACCTAAACAATGGGAGTCGCCTAAACAATGGGAGTCACCTAAACAATGGGAGTCGCCTAAACAATGGGAGTCACCTAAACAGTGGGAGTCACCTAAACAATGGGAGTCGCCTAAACAATGGGAGTCACCTAAACAATGGGAGTCGCCTAAACAATGGGTGTCGCCTAAACAGTAGTAACATCTACAGCAACGGAAACAGAGATGATGATAACATGTACGACAAGTCCAAGGGGGATTATGACAGATTGTTCAAAATGGATAATGCACATGTGTATCTGTTTTTAGGAAAAAacgataattttataaaaaaaagagattcCATCTTtagaaaacaaaaacaaaaaaagcgaaaaaatggaaaaggcAGAAAAGGTGAAATAGATGGGAAAGATTACTTGAactttaaaaagaaaaattttaaagagaaaaaagaagaaaaggaagaaaaagataaagtaGAAGataaagagaaagaaaaggAGGAAGAAAATGTACAgcaaattataaaagattttttaacaattaaggaaaaatatttccTGTGCCAtcaagaagaaaaaatatccattttatttttctatttaattaGTCATtcaagtaatataaaaactttttattatatttggaATCAGTTCTTTGACAacataagaaataaatatgaaaataatgaatacatttttaatgattatttatttttatcatatggTCCtcgaaatatttattcttattcatGTTCAATCCTCTCTCAGTATATTAAagcattaaatatatcaacacaacaatttaaaattaacgaaataaaaaatcatttaaaacaaaagaaaacattAAGTTTTTTTTGTAATGATAGTGATAACTCTTTGTTGAATTATAATCTTAACTTTGATGATGATCCAAATATGAATGAGAATAATGATGCTTCTACAGCAGTTGTTACACAAAATAAGAGTAATACATCATCAACTAttgctaaaaaaaatatatctaaagAGACCGTCTTTCCTTCCTTCGATCTGAATGATGCTACAACTgcaagtaataaaaaaagtataggTAATAAAACGGAGAGTAGCCCCAATTTTGAGTTAGCCTATATTAAAGGCAGTGAAGAATGTATACCCAAGAGTAGTGGTCAGTATGCCAAGGTGGAAAAGGACTCTACTAGCAACAGTGTAATCAGTAACATTGTAAATAGTGGAAATATTACTAAAGGAGGTACTGGTGGTGGCATTGTATCCCTGAGCAATCCCATACTTCATAGAGGTCAAAACGTAAGTAATAGAGACAAAAACATTAGTAAAGTAAGCAGTATAGAGCACATTAAAAAGTGTAAAGAAGACGCGAACAATTGTGGTGGTATGCCTTTCCCAATTGAAAAGGTAAGGAATGATGTAAGtgtgggaaaaaaaaaaaaaaaaaaaaaattgattataTCGAATTTTTTCCCATATCCTTTAAACAATATggaattatttataactaaaaataatGGAAGTACGAAAGAAGTTAATGATCAAGACGATATGATTACATTAATtcatgaaatattaaaatataataataaaaaaaaaaattataattttaatgattttattaaatggTACAGAATGAATattggaaaaatatatacttcacaaaatgtgttaaaatattgttataaatgtataaaatatagttattttgttaatatagatataaattatataaaagataaatataaagaaataaaaaataaatattatacgaATGaagattatttaaaaaatatgtttgactatgtaaaaaagaattatgattatatcaaaaaaattaagtgtccatttaatactttttttgtcGGTGAATTAAACTTAgacaatttattaaatttaagtATTTTAGATTTGTTGGAATGTGCatttaaagtattttttatttcttatattaattCTGTTATGAGCTCAAAACTTATTTACTTAAAGAAAATGCAAAATGTACTCtcaaaaatgtttaatattataaaaaatattcataagaaaaaaaaaaaagaaaggaaaaaaaaaaaagaaaatctaTTTTTGAAATCGCTAATAGACAAAAGTAAAGCTGAGGAGCAGTTAACAAATAGGGACAAAAACTTTCATCATCATGATCAGCATGATTATCATCGCGCAACCTTTCTACGAATGAACATCATGACATATAAAGATTCGTCTGGTTCGAAATGTACCAAGGAAGACAGAATATCGGGTGCACCTAATGAAAACGAAGAAGAATCCACGGtgatacaaaaaaaagtaaataatgaGGGAGGTGGTTTTTGCACCGTTAAGGTTAACGTGGAAAGGGAGACAGACGGAAGAAATGATGGAtataataatggaaatattaacggaaataataatataattggTAACTACATTAAAACGGAGGAACAAGTACAAAAAATACGGGATAACGCAAACGACTCAGAAAAGAATAGCAGTGATAATAATGTAGATACAAACTACAAGGagcaaaatttaaattataaaaatggttttaatattaacaaagaagaaaactattttaagaattattgtatttgccctgaaaaaaagaaaagaaatatgcCTCCTTATAGTGATACGAATTTTTCGAGGGAAATTCGAAGGACATACAAAAAGagatacaaaataatttttaataaaaagctATTTCATTTGTTTGAGAAATGTgaagaattatttaataaaggCATGTGGCTgtttcaaatttttaatagcaatttaaatgaaaaaagaatttttaaaataataaatacaatacTGGAAtcagaagaaaaagaaattcttATTAAGccaaaatatgaaaaatatttttataattttataaaaaatatgtgtttaaatgaaaataataaaaataatatattcgataaaaaattaaataacagTAACtcaaaatttcaaaaaataaatagaactATATCTTCAAGAAATTTACCTAAAACTATAAAGACAAAGAATACCAAAATACCCATGACAAATAATAGCCCCTCTTATCAAAATTTTGGCGTAtcagtaaaaattaaaaaaaatgaatctCTAACTTCCCAGACTAGTGATCAAAATAATATGCTCAACAAAGACAAGTTATCCCTTTTATTGCattcaaataataaagagCAGAATATTCAGGAATGCATTATGGATTATGTAGACTATAGTTTTAACGACCCATTTTATAGCAACCCCGCCAGGATGTACTGCAGCATCAGTCCAATTGACACAACCGTTTCGTTTATCAAAACGTCTCCAATTTTGTGA
- the PEPC gene encoding phosphoenolpyruvate carboxylase, putative, translated as MEGHASNVKCTGKEWKRSNDDDDSKKDDKLKFLIEGKMVETNDAVDFIKPLKDDIKALDFLLFDMLKDNLPNKLFEILCTIHDLSENYSVNPTDENFNLLKNRIYSLEDEYLGTIVNAFGHMCILSNFAEWAHRGRRRKAFEKSFTPNDKIYGSVYETLKGTFNILINKGFNINDIYEQLCNQCIEFVLTTHPTQAIRTSLLKNYIQLGELLLKLDKTDKELYKKKLLYDNLKTYLLASWKTDVIRRIKPTPIDEAISLVDIVENCIFYRIPNIIRYIDNVLFEYNMPPLKLTAKICLFSSWAGGDRDGNPYVLPETTRYVCYMNKIRGCELFIPMIENLIRDLTLHHCSQKFRNYVKSLEQDVSDYIFDKDNKYLAKKFQWFSPFSKSNKKEIYRRALLVVWAKLKSVIHVYKALIARQTVDEDFEKLMFTNSDEFEEILLECYKSLVDSGNTLIAEGYLKDVIRNVKIFGLHLMKLDIRQESEKHIIAMNYICEKLNIKKYSLLDEEERIKFLTEILQSNRPLIPSNIQQEEDVPNDFLNVINTFDVCSQIEESALGAYIVSMCNQASDILLVETFQKEMKKSKQRKTQRVVPLLETIQSLQTSSIILENLLKNDWYRNHLSLNFENKQEIMIGYSDSGKDGGRLTSAWELFKAQEKLVHIGKKYSIEIRFFHGRGGSVSRGGGPQHLAILSQPIDTIKNFLRVTIQGEVITQDFCLKGMMLRSIETYISAILKCSLLQNTVLIKNEWREIMDEVSELTRKEYRKVVYENKDFVKYFRSATPQVEIGKLNLGSRPSKRKEGNVESLRAIPWVFSWTQNRMHLSVWLGIEEVYDYLMKNNNKLGIIQDMYKNWPFFTSFFNLISMVMAKASLQIAEEYDILVPKELKYIGVMLREKLKKSMDLTFLVTNEKTFCDNDQLTKRSIESRTKWVAVCNLIQIQALKRLREREHKMNIMVGRKHAQSSVCCKDGSGNTGSGGNTEEHNPHVSLSHYALLNKKKEDEQNSEQESKKKDNLTSSTKENSNYNHNCNCNSTCHYNSLANSNFIRLSSINTIEKIKYRMSRHSTSRIHSYLVRKKSKLMKNPKFHPLLVSYSSTNLQSEPENDILYDEFRGIDYRYERNSSKGNDYTYDEATKKFIDYTSLNDALIVSIKAIAAGMQNTG; from the coding sequence ATGGAGGGGCATGCTTCGAACGTTAAGTGCACAGGAAAGGAGTGGAAGAGGAGTAACGATGATGATGACTCGAAAAAGGACGACAAATTAAAGTTTTTAATTGAGGGGAAAATGGTAGAGACAAATGATGCAGTTGATTTTATAAAACCATTAAAAGATGATATAAAGGCATTagactttttattatttgatatgttaaaagataatttacctaataaattatttgaaatattatgtacaatTCATGATTTATCAGAGAATTATAGTGTAAACCCAACAGATGAAAATTTCAATTTACTAAAAAACAGAATATATAGTTTAGAGGATGAATACTTAGGAACTATTGTAAATGCATTTGGTCATATGTGTATCTTGTCTAATTTTGCCGAGTGGGCTCATAGAGGTAGAAGAAGAAAAGCGTTTGAAAAATCTTTTACTccaaatgataaaatatatggttCAGTATATGAAACGTTAAAAGgaacatttaatattttaattaataaaggttttaatattaatgatatatatgaacagttATGTAATCAGTGTATAGAATTTGTATTAACTACTCATCCCACACAAGCAATTAGGACttctcttttaaaaaattatatacagtTAGGAgagttattattaaaattagatAAAACAGATAAAGaactatataaaaagaaactactgtatgataatttaaaaaccTATTTATTAGCATCATGGAAGACAGATGTGATAAGAAGAATAAAACCGACACCTATTGATGAAGCTATATCGTTAGTAGACATAGTagaaaattgtattttttaccGTATACCAAATATTATAAGATATATTGACAATgtattatttgaatataatatGCCACCACTTAAATTAACtgcaaaaatatgtttattttcttcatggGCTGGTGGTGATAGGGATGGTAATCCATACGTATTACCAGAAACAACTAGATATGTATgttatatgaacaaaataaggGGTTGtgaattatttattcctATGATTGAAAATTTGATTAGAGACTTAACATTACATCATTGTAGTCAGAAGTTTagaaattatgtaaaaagttTAGAACAAGATGTGTCTGATTACATATTTGATAaggataataaatatttggcaaaaaaatttcaatggttttctcctttttctaaatccaataaaaaagaaatatatagaaGAGCATTATTAGTAGTTTGGGCTAAATTAAAAAGTGTAATTCATGTATACAAAGCGTTAATAGCTCGACAAACAGTAGATGAggattttgaaaaattaatgtttACCAATTCTGACGAATTTGAAGAAATATTACTGGAATGTTATAAAAGCTTAGTGGATTCTGGAAATACATTAATAGCAGAGGGGTACCTAAAGGATGTAATtagaaatgtaaaaatttttggtCTTCATTTAATGAAATTAGATATAAGACAGGAATcagaaaaacatataatcgccatgaattatatatgtgaaaaattgaatataaagaaatattctCTCTTAGATGAAGaggaaagaataaaatttttgacCGAAATATTGCAATCGAATAGGCCATTGATCCCGAGTAATATACAACAAGAAGAGGATGTACCAAACGACTTTCTTAACGTGATAAACACATTTGATGTGTGTTCACAAATAGAGGAGAGTGCATTAGGTGCATATATAGTATCTATGTGTAACCAAGCATCTGATATACTACTAGTAGAAACATTTCaaaaggaaatgaaaaaaagtaaacagAGAAAAACACAGCGTGTTGTTCCATTATTAGAAACAATTCAGTCTTTACAAACTTCATCtattattttagaaaatttgttaaaaaacgATTGGTATCGGAATCATTTAAGTCtaaattttgaaaacaaACAAGAAATTATGATAGGCTATTCTGATTCTGGAAAAGATGGTGGTAGATTAACATCGGCATGGGAATTATTTAAAGCACAAGAGAAATTGGTGCATATAGGAAAAAAGTATTCAATAGAAATTCGTTTTTTCCACGGTCGAGGAGGAAGTGTAAGTAGAGGTGGAGGTCCACAACATCTAGCTATACTGTCACAACCAATTGATacgataaaaaattttttaagagtAACTATACAAGGTGAAGTCATCACTCAGGATTTCTGTTTAAAGGGGATGATGTTACGATCAATtgaaacatatataagtgcaattttaaaatgttctCTATTACAAAATACAgtgttaattaaaaatgaatggaGAGAAATAATGGATGAAGTAAGTGAATTAACTAGAAAGGAATACAGAAAAGtagtatatgaaaataaagattttgtaaaatatttcagaTCAGCTACACCTCAAGTCGAAAtaggaaaattaaatttaggTTCAAGGCCAtctaaaagaaaagaaggaAATGTAGAATCGTTAAGAGCAATCCCTTGGGTCTTTTCATGGACACAAAATAGAATGCATTTATCTGTATGGTTAGGTATAGAAGAAGTATATGATTAccttatgaaaaataataataaattaggTATTATTCAagatatgtataaaaattggCCATTCTTTACTagcttttttaatttaattagtaTGGTTATGGCAAAGGCTAGTTTACAAATAGCAGAAGAATATGATATTCTTGTTCCAAAggagttaaaatatataggaGTAATGTTAAGggagaaattaaaaaaatctaTGGATCTAACTTTTCTTGTCACTAATGAAAAAACTTTTTGTGATAACGACCAGCTCACTAAGAGATCTATCGAAAGTAGAACCAAATGGGTGGCTGTTTGCAATTTGATACAAATACAAGCACTTAAAAGGTTGCGCGAGAGGGAAcacaaaatgaatattatggTGGGCAGAAAACATGCGCAAAGCAGTGTATGCTGCAAAGATGGAAGTGGAAACACTGGAAGCGGTGGTAACACGGAGGAACACAACCCACACGTATCATTATCCCATTATGCattgttaaataaaaaaaaagaggatgAACAGAATAGTGAACAggaaagcaaaaaaaaagataaccTAACAAGTAGCACTAAGGAAAATTCCAACTATAACCATAACTGTAACTGTAACTCCACGTGCCACTACAATTCGCTCGCGAATTCTAACTTTATCAGATTGTCCTCTATTAACacaattgaaaaaattaaatatcgTATGAGTCGACATAGCACTTCACGTATACATTCTTATTTAGtcagaaaaaaaagcaagTTAATGAAAAATCCAAAATTCCACCCACTACTTGTATCCTACTCATCTACAAACCTACAGAGTGAACCAGAAAATGATATTCTTTATGATGAATTCAGAGGCATAGATTATAGGTATGAGAGAAATTCGTCTAAAGGCAATGATTATACTTACGATGAAGCGACAAAAAAGTTCATAGATTATACTTCTCTCAATGATGCTCTAATAGTTTCCATAAAGGCCATAGCTGCGGGCATGCAGAATACTGGCTGA